attagcgcaatctgtcaggaaaaaatgtattctgatgtatttttcaccaaaaaaacgaatgaaacaaaaattacaactgtaaagtcaaaactcgccgagaaatttacaaaaaactgttttgaaacactgaaaaatttttttagtgagtttttcaacttttattaaaatatatatgtggtgtaattttctaaatgtcattgatgtttataatatcaaaaaaggacgtagtttctgctggagtgatcagtttttgctaaaaatgagggtatgtacagaaatttttggtgcaaagtttttttttttatggggtgcgctaatatggaccacctatgatattgaattttttactcattttttacagccgctgaaaatgggaatgcttgaaatacttttttttgttcatttctactaataaatataatgttttgaaacgtaaaaatatgtttattttgaaattattctttaggtggtccatattaggcgtccaaaattttgaactgtcattttgacactcatcattcaacaattttaaaaaatatattcaaaattaacctaaactgcttagaataagctttttcattcatttctacaaataaatatgaccttttgaaaaatgtgaaagtatgtttattttgaaattttataggtggtccatattaggcgtccaaaatttcgaactgtcattCTGACACTCATCacttaacaataaaaaaaacatacttaaagtttaccttcacccctgaagttttgtacagtgttagtggaaggatggaacttcattttaagcctttttGGAGGTTTCTAtcccctatagttttcaagtggcaatcctccaaaaaaaagtggtccatatttggtgcctctacccttattGAAAAAAGGAGTAatgcaaattataaaaatggattaaaattttacgagaaaatcaaaaattttaatcaaaactttttttgaccacttttgaaaatttctgctcAAGATTTGGCTGATTTTTAAAGTGGTTATAACTGCCCGAAAATTTCACCTTATTTCGGgttcgaaattcttcaaaaattcttcaaaatagttgagattgaaatttttgatgtttgccctaaattttaagccattttgataGTTGCAGGTACtaaaaccttttcaaaaatctcgaaaatcgtAGCTCAATTTCCagcataaaaacattttaaacaaaatacaaaatgtattattgcatttttcgtgaaattgtaacccattttaataggttgcatgacactttctcaaaattttgattaccatgtttcattcagaaatactcaaaaaaacatttttatcgaaatatttgaaattcttgcgaaattttaagCTATTTTGATATGTAGGTCATCGCAAAATCATCTTGTACATAATAaatcctttttaatttttttgatttttttttcaaccacctGTTATACAGACGTGGAATCTGATCTTCAAATTACTCGAGCattcaattccatttttcagCTCGAAGCTTCGACACGATGAACTTCGAATTATTACTATTTTTCATCGGAGTTGAGTTAATTTTGGCTCTTTCTCAATTGGCTCAGGCGGAAGTGGATTTTTCAGACGAGATATTTCCAACAAAACGCAATTGTGTGCAATTTTGTGTTCCTTATTGCGAGTCGTATAGACAAATATCCCATCATCATTGCTTCCGACAACAATTCGGTGGATTTAAATGTGCTTGTATGTCGCCGGGGACGTCAAAGAGAAGAGGTAGCTCGACATTTCAAGCAGTAGATTATTAGTAACGAAATAGGAATAAGTACCAAAGCAGGAAGATAATTTGATCTGgctgatttttctatttttatacatttttttaaatgccactgtttgaaaattaataagttAGGTATCACTTTattaattatcaattaattaattaagtaagtaagtaagtaagtacctacatttttatacttttaatttttatccttctttcccccccccccatcataaTGATACCTGGTTTAAGGAACTCTGAGTATGACAGTAATaagtaaacatttaaaattaaatgttcgttttaaaataattttatttgttatacattatttataatttattgagAAAATCGTTTCACAATAATCACGTAGTAAGTCTAAATGCGATAAAATgatattgtttcaaaattagcGAATACCGACATTATGTattatattatacctacctaatatcaATACTACATACAATTATAtcacaataaaaaatcaatgagAAATTAAATGTAAGAGAacataatgaatttttcgttcttaaaaaaaaaaaaagaatctcaAAGGAAGAGCCTGAAAATGAGTTTTTATTAAgtgaaaatacttgaaaaatacctCAGAATCTTAAAAACGAAAATGAGACTAACTAGGTGTAATTTTCCagctacgagtaattttttttatttatttttattacccaCTTAGGTATAAAGTTCCTTTCACCTTCATTCGATAAAAACTGTTTTCAGaatcatttttgattcaaaagttacacattacaatttgaaattattttatttttttggggtgttttcagatgaacattttttttaaaattctgatttttcaaaccatattttcgacactattgagcaaaaaaaaatttaaaattaaaaaaaaattaaaaaacatttagTAGATACCTTTAAAGTAATGTCAATTGCAAAAAGAAAATCCGgctgtttcataattttgaaaatcgtcaatttcgaattttagtTTCACTTTTGAAACCAATGAAGTAGTAAAATTCACGTCTGAAAATCAGGAATTTATCAGAAGTATCACTCAAATGGTTAAATAAACACACCAAGTCGAGAAATTACTTCGAATAatctaaataataattatagtGATTTCTTCTCCTTTCCCTTCGAAATTCTAATACCCCAAGTATGTACTACGGGTACCTACGTGATTCGAAATTTGTCCAGTTTTTGTATAGAGTAAAATTTCACAGATTCTgtactgttttcaaaatttcttgaaaaataaagcaGCAATTAAAAGGTAAGTAGTTAAGTACCTTAAATAATTCAAtatttctaaaaacaaaaatttaaaatttttcaatctggtTTGAAAAATACCCACAGTTTGGAGTCAACTGTTGGTGGAATAATCAGAACTTTCCACTCgtaaataacatttttaaaaacttcaactcGACTTATCTATTTTTTGAAGCGAATTTATATTAAAATTGTGTAGGAGGGAGATAAGacggtacctctacctacctatgtaaataaAAAACGACGTTTTCCTTCAAGTAATTGAAAGCATCATTTACTACCTTCgtgataaaagttgaaaaaaatatcgcacAATTTTTGCAATGGAAGGGAGAATGGAtagctattttttatttttatttttttcattaggtattaTTATTGAAAAGAGATGCAGAATTCcgttttgaattcaaaaaaaaagaaaaaattcttcgacCTGAAAAAGAAATATCTGCCAcaggtacctattaattaatCGATGGATGAGAGGGGGTTCAACCATATGTCAAAAGATAGGTACGTTTATGtacttttgtttaaaaagtaaaaaaaatcaagagatgAAGAGAAAGTactatgtaatttaaaaaaattgacaatttgactAGAAAGTCAgcaatcaataaaaattgattcgaaatatttttaatttttatatgtttcaaaaataaaattacgaagaGTATAAATAAAAATCTAGGTTTTCATTAGGAAACTAAATATCTAATTTAACAGGCgaacatttccaaattttgttttaaaatcacaaTTATCGTTTTGAGAGttcttgaacaaattttttttttaatcaagattttctaaaattttggttatttttttcaacatttttgcattagaaaaatatgtgtaaaattttaaccaaaagtCGAGCCAATTCTTCTCCATTCCTCCatctatgaaaaattttgttgtccATCGTTTTTAAAACTTCCAACAGGAGTGCAAAATTTAGAATGGAACCTAACAATCGATTTAATATCCGAATCGtattctaatgaaaaaaaaacctaacgtTTGAATACATTGAGCCAAAAAATCACTTCGAATaatcaaaaaacgaaacaatTCGCTAAAATTCTAACACGATTGCATCAAAATGTATCCACcttatggcaaaattttacaaaccctacaatacttggaaaatttccaacattcgtcgaaaaataaaacacttaTCGATGCACAATTCATGTGATAAACATAATCACTCCTCGGATTACAAATACCGAGTATAAATTCGAGTATACAAATGAGGCGATATCGGATTCTTGAACACTCTCTCTCCATCTTGCTCGAAATAAATATAAGGTAGGCAATACACACAACTCCATTGTAAAGATTGACACAAATTGGCGGTAAATTGACTAGCACAAGTACAAATTACGAGCTTATAACCGCTATTTTTCGCCACCTCGGTACCGTGTTGAAATAAAGCCCTTAGAATACCTTTCCTTCGAGCCTTTGGTAATACTGCAGCGATATGAAATTCTATTCCTTTATCGTATTGGCTAACTTCGAGAATTTTGGCGCCTAGTTCCATCGTTTCGTAGAATTTCAAAAGCTAAATGGGTAGGTAAAACGAGAATGATTAGGTGTGTaggaaaatttaccaaaatttaaatcACGTCTATTGAGAGTTGTATTTACTTTCAAGAAATACTCCGACGAGCATTTTTCCATCTCTTTTCTTCGATTAGAGTAACAGTCTCGATTAACTTCTCCCATAAGCAGAACTCCTAAAATCATTCCATTATCGTCAACAGCCGCGTACGAATATCCATCATCAATGATACCAAGTACGTGCTCGTCTTGACCGGGATCAACTTCGTCAACACGCATCGCATTCAAGACAGGATCATCGGGATAGTAAGCCACGTGTAGAAAAGCGCCAATTCTTTGCTTATCAGCCGGAGtaacttgaataattttgaaattaaaatctgCCATCGTTGATATTCGAACAACAATCCTATCACAACATTGTATagaaaatatattgaaaattataggTACGACTATTGTCAGAGAATTACTACAGAGTAAAACGATAGTGAAGCAAAAGTATAGGTTATAAAGTGTTGACCATTAAGAATGAAAAGGTTACGTAATCGTTCATCGCTGATAATTCGATAAGATTATTGAATTATAAATCAAACTCACTTGTAATTGATATGAAACTGTATCCACGATCACGTAGTATAGCAATCGACACACGAAAAAACCTAACTAAACTGGTCTCCTTGAATCAGAACAGTGCACTGACATTACCATATCGTACAAGTTTACTCTGTAGGTTCTTGTACGTCGTTGCTAGAAATAGGTAcattcgagtacctacctacctaaacctatacctacctaatgtgcAATGTATGTACTCATCTACCCACGCCAGTCATCGTGCTACGTACTACAAACGAATACAtattgtatgtaggtaaggtatgaGGTACTGCGACAGAACTCGATTGAAAATGTGATTCACATTTTATCATATCAGTTCAGTCAAGTTAAGCTTATGGTTATCAATTCATTAACCATTTTCaacgtacatatttttcacgGAATATTTCTTATTTGTCGGCGTGCGTCAAAGTAAACAGAAAAATCAGTAGTATGAgattatgaataaaaattcaacgaacCGTCagccatttgataaaatatatCGATATGAATACCTTTTTAGTTATTATCCTTCTACCGTCTTCATTATTCTATTCTGTCTTTCATCTCGTCTTTACATATTACTCATAGGTAAGGTAATAATTCTTCATTGAATtatgataaattcaaaaaatacttattaaGACGAGAGAATGGTGAAAGGGGAAGAAatcaatgaatattttatttacgtTATGAATGAatcatacgagtacctacttttgttTTCTAGGATTGCGACAatctgattatttttcatttgagaccttttttgaaattattgtataATCTGCACTTTGACTTAGGTACTTAtcagccaaaaattaaaaacttattCATTGCAGAGGATTT
This region of Planococcus citri chromosome 5, ihPlaCitr1.1, whole genome shotgun sequence genomic DNA includes:
- the LOC135846978 gene encoding uncharacterized protein LOC135846978, which codes for MADFNFKIIQVTPADKQRIGAFLHVAYYPDDPVLNAMRVDEVDPGQDEHVLGIIDDGYSYAAVDDNGMILGVLLMGEVNRDCYSNRRKEMEKCSSEYFLKLLKFYETMELGAKILEVSQYDKGIEFHIAAVLPKARRKGILRALFQHGTEVAKNSGYKLVICTCASQFTANLCQSLQWSCVYCLPYIYFEQDGERVFKNPISPHLYTRIYTRYL